One window of Thermacetogenium phaeum DSM 12270 genomic DNA carries:
- the leuD gene encoding 3-isopropylmalate dehydratase small subunit, with protein MKGRVWKFGNDVDTDLIIPARYLNTTDPQELAAHCMEDADPGFAKVVQKGDILVAGKNFGCGSSREHAPIAIKAAGVSCVIAATFARIFYRNAVNIGLPILECPEAAAALQQGDVVEVDLSTGIIKNLSRPGEHQAAPFPPFMQEIIKAGGLINYVQERMKKRA; from the coding sequence ATTAAAGGGCGTGTCTGGAAATTCGGGAATGACGTGGATACCGACCTGATCATCCCGGCGCGCTACCTCAATACCACCGATCCCCAGGAACTGGCCGCCCACTGCATGGAGGATGCCGATCCGGGTTTCGCCAAGGTGGTGCAGAAGGGGGACATCCTTGTAGCCGGGAAGAATTTCGGCTGCGGGTCTTCCCGGGAGCATGCTCCTATCGCCATCAAGGCCGCCGGCGTGTCCTGCGTTATCGCCGCTACCTTCGCCCGGATCTTCTACCGCAATGCAGTCAACATCGGGCTGCCGATTTTGGAGTGTCCGGAGGCAGCTGCCGCCCTGCAGCAGGGAGATGTTGTGGAGGTCGATTTATCTACCGGCATTATCAAAAATCTTTCGCGGCCCGGTGAGCACCAGGCGGCACCCTTCCCGCCTTTTATGCAGGAGATCATCAAAGCGGGAGGCCTGATCAATTACGTACAGGAAAGGATGAAGAAACGTGCCTGA
- the leuC gene encoding 3-isopropylmalate dehydratase large subunit, with amino-acid sequence MSMTITEKILAAHAGEERVEPGELVNCRLDLTLANDITAPVAIKEFARLGLDRVFDPERVVLVPDHFTPNKDIKSAEQCRLIREFAREFGITNYFEVGRMGIEHCLLPEQGLVLPGDLVIGADSHTCTYGALGAFATGVGSTDLAAGMALGECWFKVPESMKFIYHGRLQPWVGGKDLILYTIGDIGVDGARYRAMEFTGEAISSLSVEGRLTMCNMAIEAGAKNGIVPPDEKTVAYVEKRAKREYRLYDSDPDARYVEVREYDASSIEPQVAFPHLPENARPVSEAQGIEIDQVVIGSCTNGRIEDLRVAAKILAGKKVHQRLRVVIIPGTQEIYLQALREGLLEVFVEAGAAVSTPTCGPCLGGHMGILARGERALSTTNRNFVGRMGHPESEVYLAGPAVAAASAVAGCIVHPKEVAGDAN; translated from the coding sequence GTGAGCATGACGATCACAGAAAAGATCCTGGCTGCCCATGCCGGGGAGGAGAGGGTGGAGCCGGGAGAGCTGGTCAACTGCCGGCTCGATCTGACGCTAGCTAACGACATCACAGCTCCGGTGGCCATCAAAGAGTTCGCCAGGCTCGGCCTGGACAGGGTTTTTGACCCGGAACGGGTGGTTCTGGTTCCCGACCACTTCACACCCAACAAGGACATCAAGTCTGCGGAGCAGTGCCGGTTGATCAGGGAGTTCGCCCGGGAATTCGGTATAACGAACTATTTTGAAGTTGGAAGGATGGGCATCGAACACTGCTTGCTCCCCGAGCAGGGACTGGTGCTCCCCGGAGATCTGGTGATCGGAGCCGATTCCCATACCTGCACCTACGGTGCCCTGGGTGCCTTTGCCACAGGGGTGGGGAGCACCGACCTGGCGGCGGGGATGGCTCTGGGGGAGTGCTGGTTTAAGGTCCCGGAGAGCATGAAGTTCATTTATCACGGCAGGCTGCAACCCTGGGTAGGGGGGAAGGACCTAATCCTATACACCATCGGCGATATCGGCGTTGACGGAGCCCGCTATCGGGCGATGGAGTTCACCGGTGAAGCGATCTCCTCTCTCTCCGTTGAGGGGAGGCTGACCATGTGCAACATGGCTATCGAAGCGGGGGCCAAGAACGGGATCGTTCCCCCCGATGAGAAAACGGTTGCTTATGTGGAAAAGAGGGCGAAGCGGGAGTACCGGCTTTATGACAGCGATCCCGATGCCCGGTATGTGGAAGTTCGGGAATATGACGCTTCTTCTATCGAACCGCAGGTGGCCTTTCCCCACCTGCCGGAAAACGCCCGGCCGGTGAGCGAAGCCCAGGGAATTGAGATCGATCAGGTGGTCATCGGTTCCTGCACAAACGGTAGGATTGAGGACCTGCGGGTGGCGGCGAAGATCCTGGCCGGGAAAAAGGTGCATCAACGCCTGCGGGTGGTGATCATCCCCGGAACCCAGGAGATTTATCTGCAGGCACTGCGGGAGGGGCTTTTGGAGGTCTTTGTAGAAGCAGGAGCGGCGGTAAGCACGCCCACCTGCGGGCCCTGCCTGGGAGGTCATATGGGGATTCTGGCCAGGGGGGAGCGCGCCCTCTCCACGACGAACCGCAACTTTGTCGGGCGGATGGGACATCCAGAGAGCGAGGTCTATCTGGCGGGACCTGCGGTGGCGGCGGCTTCTGCAGTGGCGGGATGCATCGTTCATCCGAAGGAGGTGGCCGGTGATGCAAATTAA
- a CDS encoding 2-isopropylmalate synthase gives MADRVYIFDTTLRDGEQSPGVSLNKEEKLEIARQLAKLNVDVIEAGFPVASPGDFAAVQAIAEEVRGSVICGLARANFNDIDRAWDALKGAEKPRIHTFIATSDIHLKYKLRKTREEVLRLAVEAVQHAKQYTEDVEFSAEDASRSDLSFLCEVLEAAIEAGATVVNIPDTVGYAVPAEFGEFIASIRRRVKNIGRVVLSVHCHNDLGLAVANSLAAIQAGANQVECAINGLGERAGNAALEEIVMALYTKSGYFGRETGIKYDEIYRTSRLVSTLTGMSVQPNKAIVGKNAFLHESGIHQDGVLKERTTYEIMNPELIGIPQTNIVLGKHSGRHALRERLAELGYTLTDAELDKAFARFKELADRKKEITDLDLEALVKSEIRLSADLYQLCYLHISSGTSVVPTATVGLKRNGTMREEAACGDGPVDAAFKAVDKILGANKVTLAEYNLSAITGGKDALGEVVVRATYKGKTYIGRGVSTDVIEASVKAYLNAVNKIILEVGEDAL, from the coding sequence ATGGCGGATCGGGTGTACATCTTCGATACTACACTCCGGGATGGTGAGCAGTCTCCCGGAGTCAGTTTAAATAAAGAGGAGAAGCTGGAGATCGCCAGGCAGCTGGCGAAGCTCAACGTCGATGTCATCGAGGCGGGTTTTCCCGTCGCTTCTCCCGGCGACTTCGCTGCAGTGCAGGCCATTGCCGAAGAGGTGCGCGGCTCCGTCATCTGCGGGCTGGCGCGGGCGAATTTCAATGATATCGACAGGGCCTGGGATGCTCTTAAAGGCGCCGAGAAACCGCGGATCCACACCTTTATAGCCACATCTGACATTCACCTGAAATACAAACTGCGGAAGACCCGGGAGGAGGTGCTGCGGCTGGCCGTCGAGGCGGTGCAGCACGCCAAGCAGTACACCGAAGACGTGGAGTTTTCCGCGGAGGACGCCTCCCGCAGCGATCTTTCCTTTCTCTGCGAGGTGCTGGAGGCGGCGATCGAGGCGGGTGCCACTGTGGTGAATATTCCCGATACCGTGGGTTATGCGGTTCCTGCCGAGTTCGGCGAGTTTATCGCTTCCATCCGCCGGCGGGTGAAGAATATCGGCCGGGTGGTATTGAGCGTCCACTGTCACAACGACCTGGGGCTGGCGGTGGCCAATTCTCTGGCCGCCATCCAGGCGGGAGCGAACCAGGTGGAGTGCGCCATCAACGGCCTGGGTGAGCGTGCTGGCAATGCTGCTCTCGAAGAGATCGTGATGGCCCTCTATACGAAGAGCGGTTACTTCGGGCGGGAGACGGGGATCAAGTATGATGAGATCTACCGCACCAGCAGGCTGGTCAGCACCTTAACGGGGATGAGCGTCCAGCCGAACAAGGCAATTGTGGGCAAAAATGCCTTCCTGCACGAATCCGGCATCCACCAGGACGGCGTCTTGAAGGAGCGCACCACCTATGAGATCATGAACCCGGAGCTGATCGGGATCCCTCAAACCAACATCGTTTTAGGGAAACACTCCGGGCGCCATGCTCTCAGGGAGCGCCTGGCGGAGCTGGGATATACCCTGACCGATGCCGAACTGGATAAGGCCTTTGCCAGGTTTAAGGAGCTGGCCGACCGGAAGAAGGAGATCACCGATCTCGATCTGGAGGCGCTGGTGAAGAGTGAGATCCGGTTGTCCGCCGACCTCTACCAGCTTTGTTACCTCCATATTTCCAGCGGGACCAGTGTTGTGCCCACTGCTACCGTTGGGCTCAAGAGGAATGGAACGATGCGGGAGGAGGCGGCCTGCGGGGACGGCCCGGTGGACGCCGCCTTCAAGGCAGTCGATAAAATCCTGGGAGCCAATAAGGTGACCCTTGCGGAATACAACCTGAGCGCCATTACCGGAGGAAAGGATGCGCTGGGCGAAGTGGTTGTGCGGGCCACCTATAAGGGTAAAACCTATATCGGCAGGGGTGTCAGCACCGATGTCATCGAAGCGAGTGTCAAGGCTTATTTGAACGCAGTCAACAAGATAATTCTTGAAGTTGGAGAGGATGCCCTGTGA
- the ilvC gene encoding ketol-acid reductoisomerase, with protein sequence MKIYYDQDADLQYLDGKTVAVIGYGSQGHAQSQNLRDSGVKVVVADIPSSENWKKAEEAQFQPLTADEAAREADIIQILVPDEKQAALYRESIAPNLRPGKALVFSHGFNIHFKQIVPPPDVDVFMVAPKGPGHLVRRMYEEGAGVPSLVAVEQDYSGQALNLALAYAKGIGATRAGVIQTTFKEETETDLFGEQAVLCGGITELIRAGFDTLVDAGYQPEIAYFECLHEMKLIVDLIYEGGISTMRYSISDTAEYGDLTRGKRIITEATREEMKKILKEIQDGVFAREWLLENQVGRPVYNALRRKEQNHLIETVGARLRGMMPWLKKKVI encoded by the coding sequence TTGAAGATTTACTATGATCAGGACGCAGATCTTCAGTACCTTGACGGCAAAACGGTGGCCGTCATCGGCTACGGGAGCCAGGGGCATGCCCAGTCGCAGAACCTGCGGGACAGCGGTGTGAAGGTTGTAGTGGCCGATATTCCCAGTTCCGAGAACTGGAAAAAGGCCGAAGAAGCGCAGTTTCAGCCCTTAACGGCGGATGAAGCCGCCAGGGAGGCAGACATCATTCAGATCCTGGTGCCAGATGAAAAGCAGGCCGCCCTTTACCGTGAGAGCATTGCCCCGAATCTTCGTCCGGGGAAGGCTTTGGTTTTTTCCCATGGGTTCAACATCCACTTCAAACAGATCGTTCCCCCTCCGGATGTGGACGTTTTCATGGTGGCTCCCAAGGGCCCGGGGCATCTGGTCAGAAGGATGTACGAAGAGGGGGCGGGGGTACCTTCCCTGGTGGCGGTGGAGCAGGATTACAGCGGCCAGGCTCTTAACCTCGCTCTGGCCTATGCCAAAGGAATCGGCGCCACCAGAGCCGGAGTGATTCAAACCACCTTCAAAGAGGAAACCGAAACCGATCTCTTCGGGGAGCAGGCTGTACTCTGCGGCGGCATCACCGAACTGATCCGGGCGGGCTTCGACACTCTTGTAGATGCTGGTTACCAGCCGGAGATCGCCTACTTTGAGTGCCTTCATGAGATGAAACTGATCGTCGACCTGATTTATGAGGGCGGGATCAGCACCATGCGCTACTCCATCAGCGATACCGCCGAGTACGGAGACCTGACCAGAGGAAAGCGGATCATTACGGAGGCCACCCGTGAGGAGATGAAGAAGATCCTCAAGGAGATCCAGGACGGTGTCTTCGCTCGGGAGTGGCTCCTGGAAAATCAGGTGGGGCGCCCTGTTTACAATGCCCTGCGGAGGAAGGAGCAGAACCACCTCATCGAGACGGTGGGGGCCAGGCTGCGGGGAATGATGCCCTGGCTGAAGAAAAAGGTGATCTAG
- the ilvN gene encoding acetolactate synthase small subunit yields MRHTLTVLVENQPGVLTRVAGLFSRRGYNIESLAVGETHEKSISRMTIVVDGDDRVIEQVVKQLNKLVDVISVRDITEEEHVDRELVLIKVKAEPAVRGEIMQIVEIFRARIVDIGQNTLIIECTGDEGKIRAIEKSLKPFGILELVRTGKIAMVRGPKYEDDKKER; encoded by the coding sequence ATGCGGCATACCCTTACAGTGTTAGTAGAAAACCAGCCCGGTGTCCTGACCCGTGTGGCCGGACTTTTCAGCAGGCGCGGCTACAACATTGAGAGTCTGGCGGTGGGGGAGACTCATGAGAAAAGCATCTCCCGCATGACTATCGTTGTTGACGGTGACGACCGGGTGATTGAGCAGGTAGTGAAGCAGCTTAATAAGCTTGTTGATGTCATCAGCGTCCGGGATATCACCGAGGAAGAGCACGTCGACCGGGAGCTGGTGCTGATCAAGGTTAAGGCCGAGCCGGCCGTGCGGGGGGAGATCATGCAGATCGTCGAGATCTTCCGGGCACGTATAGTCGACATCGGCCAGAATACACTGATTATTGAATGTACCGGTGACGAAGGGAAGATCAGGGCGATTGAAAAGTCGCTTAAACCCTTCGGCATCCTGGAGCTGGTCCGTACCGGCAAGATCGCCATGGTGCGGGGGCCCAAATACGAAGATGATAAAAAGGAGCGATGA